Part of the Edaphobacter lichenicola genome, AAGGAGTACCACACACCGCATGAATCGCACCTTTGCTCTTGTTACCGCCCTCGCTGCGGGAATGACATCCGCTGCCGGAGTGGCCCAGATCGCTGGCACACCGGCTGCACCCGCTGCAGCTCCCACCCAGACCGCACCTGCTCCGGCCCCAGCACCTGCCCCGGTCGCGCCACACGCGGTCCCCGCGAAGATTGCAACCATCGAGTTCGAGCAGGTCGCCGCCGCAACCAACGAAGGACAGCGCGCCCTGCAGGCCCTGCAGAAGAAGTACGAGCCCAAAGGGGCAGAGCTGCAGGCCAAGGCACAGGAGATCGATACCCTCAAGAAGCAGCTGCAGAGCGCCCCGGCAACCCTTACCGAGTCCGAACGCGCCTCGAAGCTGCGTACCATCGACACCAAGGAAAAACAGCTCCAGCGTGATGGCGAAGATGCACAGCAGGCCGTCGCCGGCGAGCAGCAGCAGGTCATCGGTGTGGTTGCGAAAAAGCTCGCGCCAGTCGTGAAGAAATACGTCGAGGACAACGGCTACACTATGCTGCTCGATATCACCGGCCAGCAGGGCGGCTCGATGAGCGTGCTCTGGACCAGCGAGGGCACCGATATCTCCCGCGCAGTTCTGGATGCGTACAACGCGTCTTCCGGCGTCGCACCGCCAACTCCATCCGCGCCTTCTCCCGCCGCTCACCCGCACGCCTCGGCCGCTCAGAAGCCTGCGCTGCCGAAGCAGTAACCCCGGGCATGACAGAGTTCGTCTAAGGAGAATCTACGGAGAGTTGGCTGTTCGAAGCTAATCTCTTTGAAAGCTGACCTCCGTAGTCGCCGAAGACGATGTGGTCGATAAGCCGAATCAGTTTATCCAGAGATTTGTAACAGGCAAAAATTTTGTAACAAGCATCGACCGACCGAAGAGATCGAAATTTTGAAGGAGTACCACAGACCGCATGAATCGCACCCTCGTTCTTATCTCCGCGCTAGGCGCCGGATTGATGACCACCGCCGGAGTCTCCCAGACTGCTGCAGCTCCTGCTCCTGCCACCGCTGCACCTGCGGCCGTTGAGCCCCAGGCCATCCCCGCAAAGATCGCGCTGGTCGCCTTTGAGCAGGCGGTCTTCGCCACCAACGAAGGCCAGCGTGCCGTCCAGCAGATTCAGGACAAGTATAAGCCCAAGAAGGATCAGATCGACACCCTCTCCAAGGAGGTCGACTCGCTCAAGGCTCAGCTGCAGAGTGCTCCCGCAACTCTCTCCGATGAAGAGCGCGCTACTCGCCTGCGCAACATCGACACCAAAGAGAAGGAGCTGAACCGCAACGCCGAGGATGCCCAGACCGCCTACAACGCGGATCTGCAGGAAGCCTACGGCAAGGTGGCCGCCAAGGTCTCGGTCACGCTGAAGGACTACGTCAGCAAGAATGGCTACACCTTGCTCCTCGATGTCAGCAGCCAGCAGAGCAACGTGATGTGGGCCAACCAGAGCATCGACGTGACCCAGGCTGTTGTGACCGCGTACAACACCTCTTCCGGTGTCGCTGCGCCGGCCCCGTCCGGACCGTCTTCCCCGGCCCCCACGACAGCTCGTCCGCGTCCAACGACAACGCCGAAGCCCGCCGCACCGAAGCAGTAACTTCCAGAAGTTCACGTCAAACGCAGCGAGGAGCCATCTCCTCGCTGCTTTGTGCGTGTTTTTGGGGCTAAGCACAGGACCCCTGTGGAAAAATCTGTGGATTGCGGGGACCAAAGTATGGGGAAAGATCGGCGAATCTCATCTTCCATCAACCCGGCTACTTCCGCAATGTCTCCGTAAGTGCATAGGAATCAGCATATTGAGAGGCGTTTGCCAAAGTTACGAGCACGAACGATATGCGACTCTCAGCAACTAACGCTGTTTCAAGGGTTTCCACAGATCAACGTTACGACCAGGTTACATATTCCCGCATCTAAACCGGATCTGTGCCGGAACTGCACGCAAATCTCCAGGACAGATCGCATTCGTTCAATAGGAAGTTGCGTAACACTCGAAGCCGCCTGAAACAGCTGCGCCATCAGGCTACTCCTCGCCGACCTTGAGGACCGCAAGGAAAGCCTCCTGCGGAATATCGACCTTTCCAATCCGCTTCATCCGCTTCTTGCCCTCTTTTTGCTTCTCGAGCAGCTTACGCTTCCGGCTGATGTCGCCGCCATAGCACTTCGCGATTACATTCTTCCGGATCGCGGTTACAGTCTCACGCGCAATGACCTTCGAGCCGATTGCGGCCTGAATGGCGACCTCGAACATCTGTCGCGGAATCAGCTCCCGCATCTTCGATACCAGCGCCCGGCCTCGCTGTTGCGCAAAGTCTTTGTGAATGATGATCGAAAGTGCATCGACCGGATCGCCGCCAATCAGAATATCCATCT contains:
- a CDS encoding OmpH family outer membrane protein — encoded protein: MNRTFALVTALAAGMTSAAGVAQIAGTPAAPAAAPTQTAPAPAPAPAPVAPHAVPAKIATIEFEQVAAATNEGQRALQALQKKYEPKGAELQAKAQEIDTLKKQLQSAPATLTESERASKLRTIDTKEKQLQRDGEDAQQAVAGEQQQVIGVVAKKLAPVVKKYVEDNGYTMLLDITGQQGGSMSVLWTSEGTDISRAVLDAYNASSGVAPPTPSAPSPAAHPHASAAQKPALPKQ
- a CDS encoding OmpH family outer membrane protein, producing the protein MNRTLVLISALGAGLMTTAGVSQTAAAPAPATAAPAAVEPQAIPAKIALVAFEQAVFATNEGQRAVQQIQDKYKPKKDQIDTLSKEVDSLKAQLQSAPATLSDEERATRLRNIDTKEKELNRNAEDAQTAYNADLQEAYGKVAAKVSVTLKDYVSKNGYTLLLDVSSQQSNVMWANQSIDVTQAVVTAYNTSSGVAAPAPSGPSSPAPTTARPRPTTTPKPAAPKQ